Proteins co-encoded in one Deltaproteobacteria bacterium genomic window:
- a CDS encoding DNA recombination protein RmuC: MELLSILTLCVAAATLIVVLLRRPPPVSERIDILERNFSDALRGSAAELARAQADAAARIRQEVSENLLKGLDGISRRMDERLSEIRGEVARELSETADRNLKGFDQVAGHLKELSAATGQVVLLSRDINQLNVLLTQPRARGVFGELTLTQMLADLFGDHAEMFELQFLMDGGEKADAAIFVRPDRSQFVCVDSKFPMANAQPLLEGELDENQRKEFEKAFARDVLVQAESIRSKYIRPPKTLDFAFLFVPAESVYYLLLRNRALHEQLLKIQVIPTSPNSFYAYLQALAFAFRGFRIEQKTREIQGLLERVGKDFERFADNFRIFGRHLDNAQAKYMESVRDVERFRARIGSLKSGEGELPEG; the protein is encoded by the coding sequence ATGGAACTCCTGTCGATCCTGACGCTGTGCGTGGCCGCCGCCACGCTCATTGTGGTGCTGCTGCGCCGTCCTCCGCCGGTGAGCGAGCGGATCGATATCCTCGAAAGGAATTTTTCCGACGCCCTGCGCGGCAGCGCGGCCGAACTCGCCCGCGCCCAGGCCGACGCAGCGGCGCGCATCCGGCAGGAGGTGTCGGAAAACCTCTTGAAGGGTCTCGACGGCATCTCCCGGCGGATGGACGAGCGGCTTTCGGAGATACGCGGAGAAGTTGCGCGGGAGCTGTCGGAGACGGCCGACCGCAACCTGAAGGGCTTCGACCAGGTGGCGGGACACCTGAAGGAACTCTCCGCGGCCACCGGCCAGGTGGTCCTCCTGTCGCGCGACATCAACCAGCTAAATGTACTGCTCACCCAGCCCAGGGCGCGCGGGGTCTTCGGCGAACTGACCCTGACGCAGATGCTCGCGGACCTGTTCGGGGACCACGCGGAAATGTTCGAGCTCCAGTTCCTGATGGACGGGGGCGAGAAGGCGGACGCCGCGATATTCGTCCGGCCCGACAGAAGCCAGTTCGTCTGCGTCGATTCCAAGTTCCCGATGGCCAATGCGCAGCCGTTGCTGGAAGGCGAGCTGGACGAAAACCAGCGGAAGGAATTCGAGAAGGCGTTCGCGCGGGACGTCCTGGTCCAGGCAGAATCGATCCGGTCGAAGTACATCCGCCCGCCGAAGACGCTCGATTTCGCCTTCCTGTTCGTCCCCGCCGAATCCGTCTATTATCTCCTGCTGCGCAACCGCGCCCTGCACGAGCAGCTCCTGAAGATCCAGGTGATCCCGACCTCCCCGAACAGCTTCTACGCCTACCTGCAGGCGCTGGCGTTCGCGTTCCGCGGGTTCCGGATAGAGCAGAAGACGAGGGAGATCCAGGGCCTCCTCGAGCGCGTGGGGAAAGACTTCGAACGGTTTGCCGACAATTTCCGCATTTTCGGCAGGCACCTTGACAACGCGCAGGCCAAGTACATGGAATCGGTCAGGGACGTTGAACGGTTCCGCGCCCGGATAGGATCGCTGAAAAGCGGGGAAGGGGAGCTTCCGGAGGGGTGA
- a CDS encoding efflux RND transporter permease subunit — translation MFLSDLSIRRPIFASVMMLALVTLGAFSYRRLAVDMFPDVEIPVITVVTKFPGASPESVEREVSKRIEEAVNPIAGVKHVMSTSRESVSTVVVQFQLEVRINEAAQEARAKIAAIRGELPQGIEEPIIQKLDFSAMPVVSLAVRSDSLSPRELTTLVEKKIRRRFENISGVGRVDLVGASKREVNVDIDPLRLESLGMGIDEVIAGIRSENVNTPLGRLNRNGSEFPLRVSGKPDAVERFRTMTVARRAGRPVTLSEVARIADGTEEQRSLALVNGVPAVALDIQKQSGANTVAVAESVKKEISRLQPELPPGTAVEMVRDASIMIRESVRDVQETLVLGGILTVFIVFCFLNSWRSTVITGLTLPISVVSSFIVMNFLGMTLNVMTLMALSLAIGLLIDDAIVVRENIVRHLEHGKDHFEAARVGTSEIGLAVLATTFSIVAVFVPVAFMKGIVGRFFFQFGITVTFAVLVSLFVSFTLDPMLSSRWRDPDIDRTGRRHFIARILDRFNAGFDRTADRYRDAIGWALEHRGTIVALAFVAFVAGLAAFSFLKKEFFSEYDRAEFQVNFRTSPDASLDETRNRIDAVLAELRKVAGVKHTYATIGAGDAGTVRDGAVYVKLEEKKDRKAPQDRIQRDLRERLNRIPGIIPSIADVGRMNGEKPLMVNIRGQDISLLKLYAAKLKDEMYKVPGIVDLEATLEQDIPEFRLRVDRERAADMGVTTNDVVRSVGALVGGQAVSTYEDEDGDAVDVRVRLPLALRQDPSQVGRLRLAVNNGTGGASLAPLGSVVSYAMSNTPSEIDRQDLTRQVVISANLDGLPLGEAMSKVQEAASRMKLPPGYRVVFSGEGEDMVESFGYMAEALLLAVIFVYLILAAQFESFIDPLAIMLSLPLSVVGMAGMLFLTGDTINIMSLIGLIMLMGLVTKNAILLVDYTKVLRSRGMDRAEAVIEAGRTRLRPIMMTTLAMIFGMLPLALALGAGAEMRAPMARAVIGGLITSTFLTLLVVPVVYTYLDDFGMWLRRRWAGEPEAAGARPLILSLFIAALIFLPAASQGADNAVMTLTLEEAKRIAAERNRDIRKAMEFRRQVEGRYVEERAAALPQVTISSNATRFRDDSQAVFGGGFLPLQQETRTAEASVAQPLFTWGQIGAGIRAAKIGFATADDQLRFFRQAAARDISAAFYDILLARELHAITVQNMEQKIRHLDEARKRNAAGTATDYDVLAAEVAAQNARPEIVRTENLIRTSMERLRFLLAVEGRDVDASGTLLSAVEPYPGYEETLGIAVKKRPELSELRHRIGISRELVTVAGAGDKPRLDLKGGFGWREIDVGSSDANGKAWSAGLFFNYPIFDGFRTRGKVAQAKSEVASLRIEEAKLLDSIALETRDAVNAVREAGEIVNSLSGTVKQAERLLAMAEKGFEFGVKTRLEVEDAELNLTQARGNLARARRDYLVARVRLEHAKGTLDEEAAPGPEDKLWRPAENIPGMVLEVIRLQPRLGREDVANN, via the coding sequence ATGTTCCTGTCGGACCTGTCCATACGACGTCCCATATTCGCTTCGGTGATGATGCTGGCGCTCGTGACGCTGGGGGCTTTTTCCTACCGGCGGCTCGCGGTGGACATGTTCCCGGACGTGGAGATCCCCGTGATCACCGTCGTCACGAAGTTCCCCGGCGCCTCCCCGGAAAGCGTTGAACGGGAGGTGAGCAAACGGATCGAGGAGGCCGTCAACCCGATCGCCGGCGTAAAGCACGTGATGTCGACGTCGCGGGAGAGCGTCTCGACGGTCGTCGTGCAGTTCCAGCTCGAGGTCAGGATCAACGAGGCCGCACAGGAGGCGCGCGCGAAGATCGCCGCCATCCGCGGAGAACTGCCGCAGGGGATCGAGGAACCGATCATCCAGAAACTCGACTTCTCCGCGATGCCGGTCGTCTCCCTTGCGGTGCGGTCCGACTCCCTTTCTCCACGGGAGCTGACGACCCTTGTCGAAAAGAAGATCCGCCGCCGGTTCGAGAACATCTCCGGGGTCGGGAGGGTGGACCTAGTCGGGGCGTCGAAGAGGGAGGTGAACGTAGACATCGACCCGCTGCGGCTCGAGTCCCTGGGGATGGGGATCGACGAAGTGATCGCGGGAATCCGGTCGGAGAACGTCAACACTCCCCTGGGTCGGCTGAACCGCAACGGGTCCGAGTTCCCGCTCCGCGTATCCGGCAAGCCGGACGCCGTGGAACGGTTCCGCACGATGACGGTCGCGCGCCGCGCGGGGCGTCCCGTCACCCTTTCCGAGGTAGCGAGGATCGCGGACGGCACTGAGGAGCAACGGTCCCTCGCGCTCGTAAACGGCGTACCCGCGGTGGCGCTCGACATCCAGAAACAGTCCGGCGCCAACACGGTGGCGGTGGCGGAGTCGGTGAAGAAGGAGATCTCCCGGCTCCAGCCGGAACTGCCCCCCGGCACGGCGGTCGAAATGGTGCGTGACGCTTCCATCATGATCCGGGAATCCGTCCGGGACGTGCAGGAGACGCTGGTCCTGGGCGGGATTCTGACCGTCTTCATAGTGTTCTGCTTCCTCAACTCCTGGCGCTCCACGGTGATCACGGGACTGACCCTTCCCATATCGGTGGTTTCCTCCTTCATCGTGATGAACTTCCTCGGGATGACTCTGAACGTCATGACCCTGATGGCGCTCTCGCTGGCCATCGGGCTTCTCATCGACGACGCTATCGTCGTCCGTGAGAACATCGTGCGGCACCTGGAGCACGGAAAGGATCATTTCGAGGCGGCGCGGGTGGGGACGAGCGAGATCGGACTGGCCGTACTGGCGACGACCTTTTCCATCGTTGCGGTCTTCGTTCCCGTGGCGTTCATGAAGGGAATCGTCGGCAGGTTCTTCTTCCAGTTCGGGATCACGGTGACCTTCGCGGTCCTCGTGTCCCTCTTCGTTTCCTTCACCCTCGACCCGATGCTTTCCTCCAGGTGGCGCGACCCCGACATCGACCGGACGGGCAGGCGGCACTTCATCGCCCGTATACTCGACCGGTTCAACGCCGGGTTCGACCGGACCGCCGACCGGTACCGCGATGCGATCGGCTGGGCGCTGGAACACCGCGGGACGATCGTTGCGCTCGCCTTCGTGGCCTTCGTCGCCGGGCTGGCGGCCTTTTCCTTCCTTAAGAAGGAGTTCTTCAGCGAATACGACCGGGCGGAATTCCAGGTGAATTTCCGCACGTCCCCCGATGCCTCCCTCGACGAGACGCGGAACCGGATCGACGCGGTTCTCGCCGAATTGCGCAAGGTGGCGGGCGTGAAGCATACCTATGCGACGATCGGCGCGGGCGACGCGGGCACCGTGAGGGACGGGGCGGTCTACGTGAAACTGGAGGAGAAGAAGGACCGCAAGGCGCCACAGGACCGGATTCAGAGGGACCTGAGGGAACGGCTCAACCGCATTCCGGGCATCATCCCCTCCATCGCCGACGTGGGGCGGATGAACGGCGAGAAACCGCTGATGGTCAATATCCGCGGGCAGGACATATCGCTGCTCAAGCTGTATGCGGCGAAATTGAAGGACGAGATGTACAAGGTCCCGGGGATCGTCGACCTGGAAGCGACCCTGGAACAGGACATTCCCGAGTTCCGCCTCCGTGTGGACAGGGAGCGCGCGGCGGACATGGGAGTGACGACGAACGACGTCGTCCGGTCCGTTGGGGCGCTGGTCGGCGGGCAGGCCGTGTCCACTTACGAGGACGAGGACGGCGACGCCGTGGACGTGCGCGTCCGCCTTCCGCTGGCGCTCCGGCAGGACCCTTCGCAGGTGGGACGGCTCCGGCTGGCCGTGAACAACGGGACGGGAGGAGCGAGCCTTGCGCCGCTCGGCAGCGTGGTGAGCTACGCCATGAGCAACACGCCGTCGGAAATCGACCGGCAGGACCTCACGAGGCAGGTGGTGATTTCCGCCAACCTCGACGGCCTCCCCCTTGGCGAAGCCATGAGCAAGGTGCAGGAAGCCGCCTCCCGCATGAAGCTTCCCCCCGGATATCGCGTGGTCTTTTCCGGCGAAGGGGAGGACATGGTCGAGTCCTTCGGATACATGGCGGAGGCGCTGCTCCTCGCCGTCATCTTCGTCTACCTCATACTTGCGGCGCAGTTCGAGTCGTTCATCGACCCCCTTGCCATCATGCTGTCGCTGCCGCTCTCGGTCGTGGGGATGGCGGGGATGCTTTTCCTGACGGGGGATACCATCAACATCATGTCCCTGATCGGCCTGATCATGCTGATGGGACTGGTCACCAAGAACGCGATCCTCCTCGTCGACTACACGAAGGTCCTCCGGTCCCGGGGGATGGACCGCGCCGAGGCGGTCATCGAGGCCGGGCGCACCAGGCTGCGTCCGATAATGATGACGACGCTCGCCATGATCTTCGGCATGCTGCCGCTGGCGCTGGCGCTGGGGGCGGGGGCCGAAATGCGGGCGCCGATGGCGCGCGCGGTCATCGGCGGATTGATCACTTCGACCTTCCTGACGCTCCTCGTCGTGCCGGTCGTATACACGTACCTCGACGATTTCGGCATGTGGTTACGCCGCCGATGGGCGGGCGAGCCGGAAGCCGCCGGAGCGCGTCCCCTCATCCTTTCCCTGTTTATCGCAGCGTTGATTTTTCTTCCGGCGGCGTCGCAGGGGGCGGACAACGCCGTGATGACGCTTACGCTGGAGGAAGCGAAGAGGATCGCCGCGGAAAGGAACCGGGACATACGGAAAGCGATGGAGTTCCGGCGGCAGGTCGAGGGCCGCTACGTCGAGGAACGCGCCGCCGCGCTTCCGCAGGTCACGATATCCTCGAACGCGACCAGATTCCGGGACGACAGCCAGGCGGTGTTCGGCGGCGGCTTTCTTCCCCTGCAACAGGAAACCCGCACGGCCGAGGCGTCCGTGGCCCAGCCTCTGTTCACGTGGGGGCAGATCGGCGCCGGGATCCGCGCGGCGAAGATCGGGTTCGCCACCGCCGATGATCAGCTCCGTTTCTTCCGCCAGGCGGCGGCCCGCGACATTTCGGCCGCCTTCTACGACATCCTGCTTGCACGCGAACTTCATGCCATCACCGTGCAGAATATGGAACAGAAGATCCGGCACCTCGACGAAGCGCGGAAAAGGAATGCCGCCGGCACGGCGACCGATTACGACGTCCTCGCTGCCGAAGTGGCGGCGCAGAACGCCCGGCCGGAGATCGTCCGCACGGAAAATCTCATCAGGACTTCCATGGAGAGGCTTCGCTTCCTTCTCGCGGTCGAAGGGCGGGATGTCGACGCGAGCGGCACCCTCCTGTCGGCCGTGGAGCCGTATCCCGGTTACGAGGAAACGCTCGGGATCGCCGTGAAAAAACGCCCCGAGCTTTCGGAGCTTCGGCACCGGATCGGCATTTCGAGGGAGCTTGTGACCGTGGCCGGCGCAGGCGACAAGCCGCGCCTGGATCTGAAAGGCGGTTTCGGCTGGAGGGAAATCGACGTGGGAAGCTCGGACGCCAACGGCAAGGCCTGGTCGGCGGGCCTGTTTTTCAACTACCCGATCTTCGACGGCTTCCGCACGCGCGGCAAGGTGGCGCAGGCGAAAAGCGAAGTGGCGTCGCTGCGGATCGAAGAGGCGAAACTGCTGGATTCGATCGCGCTGGAGACCCGGGACGCGGTGAACGCCGTGCGCGAGGCGGGCGAGATCGTTAATTCCCTTTCGGGCACCGTTAAGCAGGCGGAGCGCCTTCTTGCGATGGCGGAGAAGGGATTCGAATTCGGCGTCAAGACGAGGCTCGAAGTGGAGGATGCGGAATTGAACCTTACGCAGGCCAGGGGAAACCTGGCCCGCGCCCGCAGGGACTACCTGGTCGCCCGCGTCCGGCTCGAGCACGCGAAAGGAACGCTGGACGAGGAGGCAGCCCCCGGTCCGGAGGATAAGCTGTGGCGTCCGGCGGAAAACATCCCGGGCATGGTCCTCGAGGTCATCAGGCTCCAGCCCCGGCTGGGCAGGGAGGACGTCGCGAATAACTAA
- a CDS encoding 2-oxoacid:acceptor oxidoreductase subunit alpha has product MKFDLNIRITGGAGQGIHTIGSIVSRMAVLWGYHFHATQDYMSRIRGGRNSYTVRIGSEPVRAGREAAEILVCLNPEHLSYYLPKMAAGGLALADVPSAQLPVIAAPLKEMAVSAGSPILANMAGAGIVASALGVSLDVVDPLIAADFKGEFLDKNRKALSLGWGWGRERVGESFRLPRAPFSPRTVLSGNEALALGAIAGGCKFAAGYPMTPGTGILSALADNGPAVGLVFEQAEDEIAALNMAIGASYAGARSMVATAGGGFALMVEALSLAGELETPVVIAVGMRPGPATGMPTRTEQGDIDFVLSAGHGEFPRLVLSPGSPEEAFQLAQHAMDLAEEFQVPAIILTDQYLADTIADIDPAALEIRPMRRHTVSGADVPRTQDGKYLRYAVTAEGVSPMALPGEPGITVVAGSDEHTEDGHLTEDHDARIRMVEKRKRKGEALALRALPPLVSGPPNGEVVLVGFGSTKEPVEEARGILSLEGISAAAVHLRQVWPFPAKEMAEILPRYDAAFTVENNITGQLARLIRREAGAEMPGTIARYDGLPFTPEKLAAEARKKIWEARSTRASKTRGARDAETSGS; this is encoded by the coding sequence ATGAAGTTCGATTTGAACATCCGGATAACCGGCGGCGCGGGGCAGGGGATTCACACCATCGGGTCGATCGTTTCCCGGATGGCCGTCCTGTGGGGGTATCACTTCCACGCCACGCAGGACTACATGAGCCGTATCCGGGGGGGGCGTAATTCCTACACCGTCCGCATCGGGTCGGAACCGGTTCGCGCCGGGAGGGAAGCGGCCGAAATACTTGTCTGTCTCAATCCCGAGCACCTTTCTTATTACCTCCCGAAGATGGCCGCCGGGGGGCTGGCGCTTGCAGATGTTCCTTCCGCGCAACTCCCTGTAATTGCGGCGCCGCTCAAGGAAATGGCCGTTTCCGCGGGCAGCCCGATCCTTGCTAACATGGCGGGGGCGGGCATCGTGGCATCGGCATTGGGGGTCTCCCTCGATGTTGTCGATCCGCTGATCGCGGCGGACTTCAAGGGCGAATTTCTCGACAAGAACCGAAAGGCGCTTTCGCTCGGATGGGGATGGGGGCGGGAACGCGTCGGTGAATCCTTCCGCCTGCCCCGCGCGCCGTTTTCTCCCCGAACCGTCCTGTCCGGAAACGAGGCGCTCGCCTTGGGGGCGATCGCCGGAGGCTGCAAGTTCGCCGCGGGATACCCGATGACCCCGGGAACGGGGATACTGTCCGCGCTTGCGGATAACGGCCCCGCCGTGGGCCTCGTATTCGAACAGGCGGAGGACGAGATCGCGGCGCTCAACATGGCGATTGGCGCTTCCTACGCCGGCGCCCGCTCCATGGTGGCCACGGCAGGCGGAGGATTCGCATTGATGGTGGAAGCGCTGTCACTTGCCGGGGAGCTGGAGACCCCGGTGGTGATCGCCGTCGGGATGCGGCCCGGCCCTGCCACGGGGATGCCTACGCGGACGGAGCAGGGAGACATCGACTTCGTTCTATCGGCCGGGCACGGGGAATTCCCGCGCCTTGTCCTCTCTCCCGGATCGCCCGAAGAAGCGTTTCAACTTGCCCAACACGCGATGGACCTTGCAGAAGAATTCCAGGTTCCGGCGATCATCCTGACCGACCAGTACCTGGCCGATACTATAGCGGACATCGACCCCGCGGCGCTCGAGATCCGTCCCATGCGGCGGCACACCGTCAGCGGCGCGGATGTTCCCCGCACGCAGGATGGAAAGTATCTCCGGTATGCGGTCACCGCGGAAGGAGTATCGCCGATGGCGTTGCCTGGCGAACCGGGGATCACCGTCGTTGCGGGGAGCGACGAGCACACGGAAGACGGCCACCTGACGGAGGATCACGACGCGCGGATTCGAATGGTGGAGAAGCGGAAGCGGAAAGGGGAGGCGCTGGCGCTGCGGGCTCTTCCCCCGTTGGTGTCCGGGCCGCCGAACGGGGAAGTAGTCCTCGTCGGATTCGGCTCGACGAAGGAACCCGTCGAGGAAGCGCGCGGGATTCTTTCCCTCGAGGGTATTTCCGCCGCCGCGGTCCACCTGCGGCAGGTCTGGCCGTTCCCTGCGAAAGAGATGGCGGAAATCCTGCCGCGCTACGATGCGGCGTTCACCGTGGAAAACAACATCACCGGACAACTGGCCCGCCTGATCCGGCGTGAGGCGGGGGCGGAGATGCCGGGGACGATCGCCCGGTACGACGGCCTCCCCTTCACCCCGGAAAAGCTGGCGGCGGAAGCGAGGAAGAAGATATGGGAAGCGCGTTCGACACGGGCGTCGAAAACGCGTGGTGCACGGGATGCGGAAACTTCGGGATCCTGA
- a CDS encoding 2-oxoacid ferredoxin oxidoreductase (catalyzes the coenzyme A-dependent decarboxylation of 2-oxoacids, such as pyruvate and 2-oxoglutarate) produces the protein MGSAFDTGVENAWCTGCGNFGILNAVKKTLERLGREKHEIVLVSGIGQAGKLPHYVDVNVFDGLHGRALPAAAAIRMANPALTVVVTSGDGDIYGEGGNHFLHNIRRNIDLALFVHDNQVYGLTKGQPSPTSDPGWTGSLNRTGVISGPFPPLAVALSLGCGFVARGYAADIGFTSDLMLQAIRFKGFALVDILQPCITFNKKNTYQWYGRMIYKIPPEHDTSDRVKAFALSLEWEERIPIGVLYSKERPTFEELHPAIPGPPLYARDTPPEAIREMLRKRTLT, from the coding sequence ATGGGAAGCGCGTTCGACACGGGCGTCGAAAACGCGTGGTGCACGGGATGCGGAAACTTCGGGATCCTGAACGCGGTCAAGAAGACGCTTGAGAGGCTCGGCAGGGAGAAGCACGAGATCGTGCTCGTATCCGGCATCGGGCAGGCAGGCAAACTGCCCCATTACGTGGACGTGAATGTCTTCGACGGCCTGCACGGCAGGGCGCTCCCCGCCGCCGCTGCGATCAGGATGGCGAACCCCGCGCTGACGGTCGTCGTGACAAGCGGCGACGGCGACATCTACGGCGAAGGGGGGAACCACTTCCTGCACAACATCCGGCGGAACATCGACCTTGCGCTCTTCGTCCACGACAACCAGGTCTACGGGCTGACCAAGGGACAGCCGTCGCCCACGAGCGACCCGGGATGGACGGGATCGCTGAACCGGACGGGCGTCATCTCCGGGCCTTTCCCTCCGCTGGCGGTCGCGCTCTCCCTCGGGTGCGGCTTCGTGGCGAGGGGATACGCCGCGGATATCGGGTTCACGTCGGACCTGATGCTGCAGGCGATCCGGTTCAAGGGTTTCGCTCTCGTGGATATCCTGCAGCCGTGCATCACCTTCAACAAGAAAAATACATACCAGTGGTACGGAAGGATGATCTACAAGATTCCGCCCGAACATGACACGTCGGACCGGGTGAAGGCGTTCGCGCTTTCGCTGGAGTGGGAGGAGCGCATCCCGATCGGCGTTTTGTACAGCAAGGAGCGCCCGACGTTCGAGGAGCTGCATCCCGCGATTCCCGGACCGCCGCTTTATGCGCGCGATACGCCGCCCGAGGCGATCCGCGAGATGCTCCGCAAGCGCACGCTCACGTAG
- a CDS encoding FliA/WhiG family RNA polymerase sigma factor: protein MAPREAAMACETYDAPPPVAPDRNALVDEFMTTIKYHAARIKMRVPPNIDVDDLVSSGVVGLLDAVDRFDPSRGIKFKTYAEFRIRGTMLDYLREMDWFPRSIRQSSTKMRNAYARLEGMLGRPPEEAEVAEELEIPLDEFRKRLAMLSGLSVLSHDEGMEDGEGSGIQRFLWEAAKDEAREEELLRDLKEVLAKSIDTLPEREKQLIALYYYEDLTMREIGEIFNLGEPRICQLHAQAVLRLRGRLHSQLER from the coding sequence ATGGCCCCCAGAGAAGCAGCGATGGCCTGCGAAACATACGATGCCCCTCCCCCCGTGGCGCCGGATCGGAATGCGCTCGTTGATGAATTCATGACCACGATCAAATACCACGCCGCGCGCATAAAGATGCGCGTCCCTCCGAATATCGACGTGGATGATCTCGTCAGTTCTGGGGTCGTCGGATTGCTGGACGCCGTCGACAGGTTCGATCCTTCACGCGGAATCAAGTTCAAGACCTATGCGGAATTCCGGATCCGCGGGACCATGCTCGACTATCTCCGGGAAATGGATTGGTTCCCGCGCTCCATCCGGCAGTCGTCCACGAAGATGCGCAACGCCTACGCGCGACTGGAAGGCATGCTGGGCCGGCCTCCCGAAGAAGCGGAGGTCGCAGAAGAACTGGAAATCCCTCTGGATGAGTTCCGTAAACGCCTGGCGATGCTCTCGGGCCTGTCCGTCCTTTCGCATGACGAAGGCATGGAAGATGGCGAAGGCTCCGGCATACAGCGCTTCCTGTGGGAAGCCGCCAAGGACGAGGCGCGAGAGGAAGAGCTGTTGCGGGACCTCAAGGAAGTACTGGCGAAGTCGATCGACACCCTCCCGGAAAGGGAGAAACAGCTTATCGCCCTCTACTATTACGAAGACCTCACGATGCGCGAGATAGGCGAAATCTTCAATCTCGGGGAGCCGAGGATCTGCCAGTTGCACGCACAGGCGGTTTTGAGGCTCCGCGGAAGGCTCCACTCCCAGCTGGAGCGCTAA
- a CDS encoding sigma-54-dependent Fis family transcriptional regulator, translating to MPKSLLIADDEELTLSLLKEVFSSTEIRLHLAKSGKEAISILNQSDIDVVLTDFMMPGVDGLGVLTHAKKVHPKCEVIMMTAFGTVENAVQAMKMGAFHYITKPFKVMDVTSLVGRALELTSIRKENIHLKTQAIHHHSFDNIIGVSGQIRQVLDLVRKVADSDSTVLVLGESGTGKELIARAIHYNSKRADRMLVAVNCSAIPAELLESELFGHVKGAYTGAHVERSGRFEMAHRGTIFLDEIGEMSPPLQAKLLRVLQEQSFIPVGGTKTVNVDVRVIAATNRELEREIIAGRFRQDLFFRLNVIPIHIPPLRERIDDIPVLVGHFLEKWNRKMGRQAKGFRPDATERLMRYPWPGNVRELENIVERLVVLKYDGWFETADLPPAMQARGREPASVFDGFDLGCGSINLREATGTFQHRLIENALTITKGNKNKAAALLGLKRTTLLEMLKRRKQDCQELSDA from the coding sequence ATGCCGAAATCGCTACTGATAGCTGACGACGAAGAATTGACGCTTTCCCTCCTTAAGGAGGTGTTTTCGTCGACGGAAATCCGTCTCCATCTCGCCAAATCGGGCAAGGAGGCGATTTCGATCCTCAATCAATCCGACATCGACGTTGTGCTGACCGACTTCATGATGCCGGGGGTGGACGGTCTCGGCGTTCTCACACACGCGAAAAAGGTGCATCCGAAGTGCGAGGTCATTATGATGACCGCCTTCGGGACCGTCGAGAACGCGGTGCAGGCGATGAAAATGGGCGCCTTCCACTACATCACGAAGCCGTTCAAGGTCATGGATGTGACCAGCCTCGTCGGCCGCGCGCTCGAGCTTACGAGCATCCGGAAGGAAAACATTCATCTCAAGACGCAGGCCATACACCACCACTCCTTCGACAACATCATAGGCGTCAGCGGGCAGATACGGCAGGTGCTCGATCTCGTGCGTAAAGTGGCCGATTCGGACTCCACGGTTCTCGTCCTGGGGGAAAGCGGGACGGGGAAGGAGCTGATCGCGCGCGCGATCCACTACAACAGCAAGCGGGCGGACCGGATGCTGGTGGCGGTCAATTGCTCCGCGATACCTGCCGAACTTCTGGAGAGCGAACTTTTCGGTCACGTGAAGGGCGCATACACGGGAGCCCACGTAGAGAGAAGCGGAAGGTTCGAGATGGCCCACCGCGGGACGATTTTCCTCGACGAGATCGGCGAGATGAGCCCTCCGCTCCAGGCCAAGCTATTGCGCGTTCTTCAGGAGCAGTCGTTCATCCCCGTGGGCGGGACCAAGACCGTGAACGTGGACGTCCGCGTCATCGCCGCGACGAATCGCGAACTCGAGCGCGAAATCATCGCGGGCCGCTTCCGGCAGGACCTCTTCTTCCGGCTAAACGTGATCCCCATCCACATCCCTCCCCTGCGCGAGCGCATCGACGACATACCCGTTCTCGTCGGCCATTTTCTCGAAAAATGGAACCGCAAGATGGGCCGCCAGGCGAAAGGGTTCCGCCCCGATGCGACGGAGCGGCTGATGCGCTATCCCTGGCCGGGGAACGTCCGGGAGCTCGAGAACATCGTGGAACGGCTCGTGGTCCTGAAATACGACGGTTGGTTCGAAACGGCGGACCTTCCTCCGGCGATGCAGGCGCGGGGACGCGAGCCGGCTTCAGTTTTCGACGGGTTCGATCTCGGGTGCGGGAGTATAAACCTAAGGGAGGCGACGGGCACGTTCCAGCACCGCCTGATCGAGAACGCGTTGACGATCACCAAGGGGAACAAGAACAAGGCTGCGGCCCTCCTGGGGCTCAAGCGGACCACTCTCCTCGAAATGCTCAAACGGAGGAAGCAGGACTGTCAAGAATTGTCAGATGCCTGA
- a CDS encoding flagellar biosynthesis anti-sigma factor FlgM: protein MKPSGRKGNEPGKGSDSRKIQEIRTAVSNGKYRVESDKVAEKIVRDAVREIRGRLK, encoded by the coding sequence TTGAAACCGTCTGGAAGGAAAGGCAACGAACCCGGGAAGGGCAGCGATTCCCGGAAAATTCAGGAAATTCGAACCGCCGTGTCCAACGGCAAGTATCGTGTGGAATCGGACAAGGTGGCCGAGAAGATCGTAAGGGACGCCGTGCGTGAGATCCGCGGCCGCCTCAAGTAA